gaggcgagcatacgacggttggccagaggatcgagacaagacacacaatgcgcgatactcgaatccacaatcaactacaagaagacctaatcaaccacatgtgggcgaaattcggcaacgagtagtgtcatttttaatttttaggattttaattatgtaatttttaatttttaggattttaattatgtaatttttaatttttaggattttaattatgcaatgtttaattttatttgtcatttgtaatatttattgtgggttttaaatgaattttaatattatggaaatgtttttgtgtaattgaattttatattaattgtgctcgtccttgcggaagagcacagttgtgggtgttgtgctcttgccagagagcaggcatgaatagtaccgcccgggcccacaaccgtgccgctggcaagagcacggttgtggatgctcttaagcacACTAGATATTGTTCAAAACATACTAAGCCACAAGTCTATTGTTTTCCCTTCCAACATAAGTTATAAAAAAACATAGAgttcaaacaaataaaaaaagtgtaTCCAATCATCATCCATATGATCACTCCAGCCCATAATTGTCGACCCACTTATAGAAGTTGAACTTTGGCGGCCTCCCTCTCCAGTGTCTGGTGGCTTGACTTTGGTTGATGCCACCTCTGGAGTTATGTGCATAAGTAAGAAGAGTCTTTGCAAACTTTAATCGAAACATTTCCAAGCTATTTGTCCCCTTGGCGTTGAATCCGCACTCCCATTCTTTCTCCCTCTCCCAAAGTAGGTCTCCATATGCCGCATGACATAGACCCCCGTCTCCATGGTGCAGATGTTGTTCCTCCAGGGCATTGTCACGACATGTGCACTATATTTTCGGACCCGGGCTGCCATTTTTGGAACCTTGCACTTCGTCATTGCATCTGCCAAGAACTTTTTCTACATCAAATAAGTAAAAAAGGTGTAAGAACTCaaaataatgtacattttgttGAATATAATGCAACGTAACTGAAGACCCACATTACGTACCAGAATGGAGGGTGTCTTCCCATACTTTGCACTGAAGGAGCCGTGGGATTCAGCCAAACTATGGTCGATGATGTTCATTTTTCCATCAGGCAGATCGAAAAAGACCATGTACTGTTGGCTCGTACCCTAAATTGGGAAGAAGAACTGCATGAAAGGTACATTACATGACACAATATAGTGTACATTATTAATGACTATCAGATAcattattataatatcactcaCCATGTCATATTTCTCCCATTGAAAGCTACCCGTTCCAAGCGCTTCCTCGAATAGTAGAGTCCAGAACGACTCGAGCTGCCGTTGTTCTGTCCATTCAGGAGGTGTGTCGACCACGGTGTGTTTCTACAGTTTATTTGGCTAActtgttaattatttgtaattACAACAGTAATTTGTAAATGACAGTATAACATTTTTCACTCACGCATGAATTTGTTGAGAAGAACAGCCTGGAAACAGTCTCCGGCGCCTTGAGCATTTCCATGTTATTCAGGTACGAGGTCCAAGTATATATAATAACGGGGCTCTCTGCCTTGAACGACGCTAGAGACTAGAACTCGATCTGCACAGTTTTCCTAACGCTGTCTTGGTAGACAACAGAATCCCGGAACAACATTAAACCGTTAAACAAAAATAACCGATTTGCCACCAATAACGCCAAAATTACAAAACTTACTTATTTGTTTTAGCACGAATGGAAGATATGGTTAACACAAGTGAGCATCATCCATACATGGTAAAATTTACATATCCAGTACTTTAATGTTTGAATGAAATAAGCTATTCCATACCACATTTCTAGCCTCATCCTGTTGGATCTGCTTGTGATACGGTCAACAGCCCCGAGGATACGGTCAACAACCCCGGTGAATGGAAGGTGTATACCCGCCGCAAAAAGGGGAAAGAGGTTGGAGGCGGCGAGGAAAAGGGGGAAGCTGGCGCAGGGGTTTGAAGAAGTCAGCCACCCGAAAGCATCAGCTGTTCAGCCGTTCCTACTTTCATGCATCTCCTATTTTTATGCCTTTTTAGTTGAGTTGttttagtataaataaatataactaGGGAGTTCTTTTTATCTTGGATAGATCATTTGTAATTGGACGATTGAAgtcgtaggcctctgcggaggagtGATCTTCAATATTCTTTTGGCAATACAAGTGATTGAATTCCTATCATTATCAACCTTTTACATATTACAATTCTGCGCACGACTCGTGCTCCCTACCTCTCCCCTCGTCTTTCACTCCTAtcaattggtgcggtgaacaaTGGTGAACTCTAGGACGGACATGCGACTGGAGGAACTGGAGAAGGCGACGGGTGACTTGCACCAGACCAGCCTCTCGCTGGACGCCGCGGTGAAGGAACTAAACACTCAGTTCCGCCATACGGAGGAACAGGTAGCGGCCATGCTTTAAGAGATGCGCGCTGGCTTCGCATCGCTCAAGCCCAAGGACACGACCAACCCCGATGATGGGTCCACTTCAGCGAATAACGGGTCGAAATCAACGACCGCCGGGGGTACGTCGGCATCACCCATGCCCACGTTCGATGGCTCGGAGGCCCTCGCTTGGCTAGTGAGGGCTGAACAGTACATCTTGATCGCGGGGAATGCTCCCGAGGACCTGGTGGGCTTGGCGATGGTGGCACTGGCAGGCCCGGCCCTACCTTGGTACCAGCTGCTGCGTCACTGAGTCCCGGATCTGATATGGACTCAGTTCGCACGAGAATTGATGAAACGCTTCGGTGGCACTGGAGCATTGAACGAGTATGAAGCGTTCGCGGCGGTCCACCACACGGGCTCTCTGACCGAGTTCGTGGCAGCCTTTGAGCCGCGCCTCGCGCAAGTTCCGGATATCTCTTGTCAACAGTATCTGGGTTTCTTTATGGCGGCACTCCGCCCGGAGGTCCAGCTTCAGATGAAGGCCTCCAAAATAACCACGTACAAGGATGCAGTCGAATTGGCTCTTGATATCGACTTGATGGCGTCGGCCCAGCCGCAGCGGCCGGCCCCGTCTCTGCCTCACGCCCAGTCCCACCCCTACACAACTCAATCAGGCCGATCGAACTCCAAGGGGTACTCCCCAAACCCCACGTACTTAACGGCCTCGTATAAACCGGTGTCCAAGCGTTTCCGTAACGTGTCCCCGGAGGAGTATAGGAGACACATAGCAGCAGGGACTTGCGTAAAATGCGGCCTTAAGTTCGGACCGGCCCATCGATGTCCCCCCAGGACCCTCAACGTTATGATCTGCGAGGAAAACGACGATGCGGCCACTGAGTCCGACCCCGAGGACGCAGAGATTTTGGAGACCGGGGCGGAACCACAACTCTCAGTGTTGTCACTAAATGGCTTGGACACGGCGAATACAATGAAGCTATTCGGAAAAATCGCTGCACAACAGTTAAAAGTCATGATCGATAGCGGCGCAAACTACTGCTTTATATCGGAGGAGTGCGCACTACGTCTCGCGCTGCCTATTACCCCTACCTCACCCTACTCCGTGGTGCTAGGCGACAGCTCAACACGCCGCGCGTCAGGGATGTGTCGGACCGTACCACTAACCTTGGAGACAGAGGAGTTCGTGGTGTCTTGTTACGTGTTTCCCCTCCGGAACATCGACGTCATTCTGGGAGTTGCATGGCTCGCATCCCTCGGCGACGTCATGGCAAACTGGCAACGAGCATCCATGGATTTCAGAGCACACGGCCGGCTGGTCTCCCTCAAGGGGGACCCGTCCCTCATGCGCCGAGCATGCTCCACCCACGACCTCCGCTACCTCGAGGAGGGGGACTGTTGTTGGGTCCTCCGACCCATGGAAAAGGAGGCCACGACAGAGCCCTTCGGGATGGATTCGACCCTATCGGCAGCTGCCAAGTCACAACTACTCGAACTGATCGGGGACTTCCCGGCGACCACAAAGGAAAGCGTCGGTCTACCCCCGCACCGCCGCACGGACCACAGAATCCCGCTCCTTCCAGGTACCGACCCCGTTTCGGTCCGCCCCTATCGATATAATCACTTGCAAAAGGACGAAATGGAAAAACTCGTCGCAGAGATGCTGAGCTCGGGAGTGATCCAGCCCAGCACCAGCCCCTTCTCGAGCCCGGTCCTCCTAGTCCGCAAAAAGGACGGCTCGTGGAGGTTTTGCGTGGACTACAGGAAGCTTAACAAACGGACGGTACCAGACAAATATCCTATTCCAGTGATCCAGGAACTTCTCGACGAGTTGCACGGGGCCAAGTGGTTCAGCAAAATTGACTTGAAGGCGGGGTACCACCAGATTCGAGTGGCACCCGAGGACATTTCGAAAACGGCTTTCCGCACCCACTCCGGCCACTACGAATTTCTTGTCATGCCTTTCGGCCTCACCAACGCACCAGCTACGTTCCAGAGCCTGATGAACGACATTTTCCGACCGGCCCTTCAGAAATTTGTGTTAGTTTTTTTTGACGACATCCTCGTCTACAACGCGTCTTGGGCGGCTCATCTGCGCCACCTCCGACAGGTCTTCGAGGCGTTAAACACACACTCGCTCATCGTCAACTCGATGAAATGCCTCATAGGCCGGACTAGCGTTGAGTATCTCGGCCACATCGTGTCTTTCGAAGGAGTGCAAATGGACCCGGCTAAGATCTCGGCTATTCTTCGTTGGCCGAGCCCGACGTCTTTGAAGGGAGTACGCGGGTTCCTCGGATTGACAGGTTACTATCGGCGATTAATCAAAGACTATGGCAAGATTGCAGCCCCGTTAACTGAGCTCCTGAAGAAGTCACCTATTTCCCAAGCCAGGATCGTTTGGACATGGCCAACGGCGGCAGTTACCGCCTTCGCCTTCCTCAAGTCCGCACTGACGACAGCCCCTCTGCTCCGAATGCCAGATTTTACGAAGGAGTTCGTAATTGAGTGCGATGCTTCGGGCAGGGGCTTGTGGCCGTCCTAATGCAGGACCGTCAGCCGGTGGCCTATTTTAGCAAAACACTCTCCTCTCGCTGGCTAGCCAAGTCAGCATACGAGAAGGAACTCATGGCCCTCGTCCTCGCCATCCATCATTGGCGGCCTTACCTGCTGGGCCGTCGGTTTGTCGTGCACACGGATCAGCGGAGTCTCCGCCAGCTCCTGGCCCATCCCCTGGCCACCCCAGCGCAGCAGAACTGGGCAGCGAAACTCCTCGGCTACGACTTCGCCATCATATACAAGGAGGGCAAGTTGAGCCGAGCGGCGGATGCACTTTCACGCCGGGACGAGGATACGCCCGAGCTCGCAGCAATCTCGATGCCATCATGGCCCGAATGGTCCTCGGTCCAGGAGGCCCTATCCTCCGACCCGTCCCTCGCTAAAATCAAGGCAGCCTTGGAGGCCGTCCAAGCGACGTCCCCACATTACGAGCTCATTCATGGAACCTTGTTCTATAAAGGGAAGATAGTCGTGCCGCCCCGATCCCCCTGGATTCCAAAGCTACTGGCCGAGTTCCATATCACGCCCACCGGGGGACACTCGGGAGCCTACCGCACATATCGGCGAATCGCCTCAAACGTTTACTGGCCAGGGATGATGAAACATGTCACCAACTTTGTCGCGGCTTGCACAACATGCCAAACACATAAGGCCAAAACCAAGTTGTGatatccctaacccgaaacgtCCATCATTTTGCATCATTTTCCATGattacatattatattataatttgcATCATATTATACTGTAACTATGCCTAATAATTTTTCTAATTGTAAATATTATTGTGTTTAGAATACACAtacacaataaataaattaaaatatatcagTGTGTGTAGTTATGCACGAAAATGTTAGATAAATATATAGTATCTATATATATTTGTACTCaaatggaaatgaattaaagtgtgtaaataatattttcatatagtttaTATGTTGTAATCATCATCAATTATGGATTCTTATTATTATGCCACGTATTATATTTTCCTATAGATGCAAGCATACATGTGTATGCGTGTAGTTATATTAGTAGGCCACTAATCTTCTTAAAGGGAAGCAAGTAGCATTCATGCTTATCTTTAGctttcattattttataaatcaaatatctatatatatgtaaaGTTGGTGTATAGGGGAGGAAGAAAAACAGAGCACAACGAATACTTTAATTCCTTTAGATATAGACATATTTAGTAGGGAACGgaaacaaaagaaagaaaacgaGAAGAATCGAATGTCCTGAATCAAGAAGCAAAATCAAATGTTCGGATGGATTATTTTCgtaatcaggtgtgtataaatcacacttttagttttacatgtgttatgtggttggttgttatatgttgaattggagtgaattattggattataaggtgtgaaattgatatgactatgaattatttgattttgatggtcgaatatgatatgaatatttgattgctgaaatggacatgtttgtttagatatattggataatttgatcgaatatgatatggatatgttattagtgcaaaggatatgtttatgatactgattatgtgaatcattggattaaagaggatctgtgacggttttgccctgaatctgaaatcacagtggatatattgggaccttcgggtcaaattacagagggacctatgagtccaattacagaaggacctatgagtccaaatacagagggacctatgtgtccaaatatagagggacctatgagtccaaatacagagggacctatgagtccaaatcataatgggacctacgggtcaatcatattggaaatcccgggcagataccaggcttgactgttacagaataataaactgaatagagtgacatatgcatatgaatacgaaatggtttgtttttaaattatgttatatattgtttctgattatatgtattgataaaagaatatgcttgatgtttgtatcatgtgagattaaaggtggaaatttatatatactgagttgtggctcatataaaccactaaatttttcaggaataagataacagtaaagttttgactgacgtgggtcataggaatTCCACGTGTTATTAGGTTCGgtggctgacgcatattggcaaccttctccacctcatcattttgcatgtagataaatgtatagtttatagagtggtgagagggttccactgtttacatgatattttgaaatatatatcggataagtgttggtttgaacttatgtAATATGTGTGTTTTATGATTTATACACGTGAAttaattgcttttatgataagggatttatttattattagagtatacgtcagaggggtagaggtgtgacagtttaggtggtatcagagcggggatAGAATCCCGCTGGGACATAGTATTAATGTATATCATATGATACATTTATGTTATTAGTTTCATTTGCATTTGTATTATCATAAACATGTCTCACCAAGGAGAGAAGGGTCAGCCGCCCTGCATCATCAGTTAACTGTAAAAATATCTCATATACATGTTGCATCATATGGGGATTACCTAGGCTTTTGGAACAAAAAGTACATGGACCAAGGATGAatcaaagaggtagaaacatTAAATAGCACCGAAAAATGGAATTGTTAACTTTATAAGAATACTGATCCGGCCGAGGCTGAGATATGGTTGAAAAGGATAGAAGAACATGTGTTCAATCAGATGAGTTGTATGTCAGAAGAACGTTTTGATTATACAGTGTCTCTTATTTGAAGCAATATTACTATTCGGCAGAAACAGTCCCACAAGctattatacaatctttggtACTAAGTTCAGACGATTTTCCTAGagaatttaatgataaatatatgcaaGAAGTGTATTGTGATGATGAAGTAAAGAGAGATTCTGTCTTTAAACAAGAACTATGTTTGTTGTTGATTATGAGCTGGCATTGTTTCAGTATACACGGTTTATCTAGACTGTGTGGTGTGAGTTAATTCAGTTGAGCTGCCAGCGAAAATTGATTCTTTTGTTATTacacaaatttgatattatcacgGGTATAAATTGGTTGTCACTTCATCGAACTAAGACAGCTTGTCATGTTAAAGAAATGGAAATATAATCATCGAGACGAGATCGAGTGATATTTAATGGTATCGATAAATTGCAACTTGTCTTATATTAGCTACATCGGCTTTTCGATTTATTCAAAGTGGAGATTTGCTTGCATTAGCACCTGATCAAGAGACAAACTTCACTATTGAGTTACTACCAGGTACTGCATCTATTTCTATTCATCCTTATCAAATGTCTTTATTAGAGTTTCAAGAGTTAAATAAATAGTTGCAAGAGTTGTCAGACAAGAGATATGTATGACTCAATATTTTACTTTGGAGAGCATCAATATTATTTTTCAAGAAGAAAGACGACACACTGCGACATTATATACACTATTGGAAGTCGAATCAAGTGACTGTGAAGAATAAATATCTATTACCGAG
This sequence is a window from Salvia splendens isolate huo1 chromosome 14, SspV2, whole genome shotgun sequence. Protein-coding genes within it:
- the LOC121764209 gene encoding uncharacterized protein LOC121764209 → MKRFGGTGALNEYEAFAAVHHTGSLTEFVAAFEPRLAQVPDISCQQYLGFFMAALRPEVQLQMKASKITTYKDAVELALDIDLMASAQPQRPAPSLPHAQSHPYTTQSGRSNSKGYSPNPTYLTASYKPVSKRFRNVSPEEYRRHIAAGTCVKCGLKFGPAHRCPPRTLNVMICEENDDAATESDPEDAEILETGAEPQLSVLSLNGLDTANTMKLFGKIAAQQLKVMIDSGANYCFISEECALRLALPITPTSPYSVVLGDSSTRRASGMCRTVPLTLETEEFVVSCYVFPLRNIDVILGVAWLASLGDVMANWQRASMDFRAHGRLVSLKGDPSLMRRACSTHDLRYLEEGDCCWVLRPMEKEATTEPFGMDSTLSAAAKSQLLELIGDFPATTKESVGLPPHRRTDHRIPLLPGTDPVSVRPYRYNHLQKDEMEKLVAEMLSSGVIQPSTSPFSSPVLLVRKKDGSWRFCVDYRKLNKRTVPDKYPIPVIQELLDELHGAKWFSKIDLKAGYHQIRVAPEDISKTAFRTHSGHYEFLVMPFGLTNAPATFQSLMNDIFRPALQKFVLVFFDDILVYNASWAAHLRHLRQVFEALNTHSLIVNSMKCLIGRTSVEYLGHIVSFEGVQMDPAKISAILRWPSPTSLKGVRGFLGLTGYYRRLIKDYGKIAAPLTELLKKSPISQARIVWTWPTAAVTAFAFLKSALTTAPLLRMPDFTKEFVIECDASGRGLWPS